The genomic region CTCCATTTCTCCATCAAGAATAAAAGTTATCTGCTCATGGGGATGTTTGTGGGAAGGAATTTCTGTATTTGGTTCAAATTCAAAATAGGTCAACATGACATTCTCGAGAAATGCAGAACACATCATAATTCCTTTTTTAACTTCCTTTTTCGGTAAATCTTTAATATTGAAAAAATTCATTTTTTCTTCCTCCTTCTTTTTATCATACCGACCTACTCAAGATTTGAAAAGAGCCAATATAATCAATTTCAATTGGAACAAAGCCCAGATTTGTTCATTTTTTTACTTCAAAAACAGCGAAATGAATTCATAAAGATAGCCAAGAATGATCGAACCAAAAAAGCCCAGAAGTAGAAAAGTCAAAAAGACTTTCCGTTTGACAAGGCCGTAGACCGCCACCATGGCTGGTATGGTTGTGACCGGTCCGGCTAAGAGAAAAGCCAATGCAGCTCCTTTACCCATCCCAGACTGGAGCAGGC from Acidobacteriota bacterium harbors:
- a CDS encoding cupin domain-containing protein, with translation MNFFNIKDLPKKEVKKGIMMCSAFLENVMLTYFEFEPNTEIPSHKHPHEQITFILDGEMEFKLEEKTKILRAGEGVTVPPNKEHSVRALTQVRVVDAWNPIREDYIVSK